The Anolis carolinensis isolate JA03-04 chromosome 1, rAnoCar3.1.pri, whole genome shotgun sequence genome window below encodes:
- the LOC134295934 gene encoding uncharacterized protein LOC134295934, producing the protein MRAIFLALAVLLLVAVAIEATPKCGYCHGGCAKHCPYGVNAASNCACPGHSYGYHCCHLPPSRPPPPPPPPPPPPPPPPPPPPPPPPPPPPPPPPPPPRPHHKYHWRPTHYKG; encoded by the exons ATGAGGGCCATTTTCCTTGCACTTGCGGTTCTTCTGCTGGTCGCTGTAGCCATTGAAG ctaCACCCAAATGTGGTTACTGCCATGGAGGCTGTGCCAAACATTGCCCGTATGGTGTGAATGCCGCTTCGAACTGCGCTTGTCCTGGCCACAGCTATGGATATCATTGCTGCCACCTGCCACCATCAcgtccacctcctcctcctccaccaccaccgccgcctccgcctccgcctccacctcctccaccaccaccaccgccacctcctcctcctccaccaccaccaccacctcctcgtCCACACCATAAATATCACTGGAGACCAACCCATTACAAAGGTTGA